In Terriglobia bacterium, the sequence CGCTTCCATTGAGCGTGTGAACGAAATCCACCTTGCCCTTCTCCCGTGGCCGGTACCGGATGTTAGCCCGGCGCGCCTGAAACGCCTCAAAATTGGAGCAGGAGGAAATCTCCCGAAAGCCGTTCTGAGACGGCAACCACACCTCAATATCATAGGTCTTGGCGGAGGAGAACCCCATGTCGCCGGTGCAGAGCGTGACGACACGGTAGTGGAGGTTCAGTTTTTGCAGGATGGTTTCCGCATCCCGTGTCAGCTTTTCGTGTTCCTGGTAGGAGGTATCCGGTCGAGAGAACTTTACCAACTCCACCTTGTTAAACTGGTGCTGGCGGATCAGCCCCCGGGTATCCTTGCCGTAGCTTCCCGCTTCACTCCGAAAGCATGGAGTGTAGGCGCACAGAGAAATCGGCAGCTGGGCTTCATCAAGAATTTCATCCCGGTAGATGTTCGTCACGGGCACCTCGGCGGTCGGGATCATCCACAGGTCACGCGTCTCTTCCCCTACCTTCAGCCGAAACAGGTCCTCCGCAAATTTGGGGAGATTTCCGGTGCCGAGCAGCGAAGCGGAATTCACGATAAAGGGCGGCAGCACTTCGGTGTAGCTGTTCTCCTTGGTCTGGACATCCAGCATGAAATTGATCAGGGCGCGTTCCATCCGTGCCCCGACGCCCTTATACAGCGCGAACCGAGCGCCGGAAATCTTGGAGGCCCGTTCAAAATCAAGGATTCCCAGGGTCTCGCCCAGATCGGTATGATCTTTCGCCTGAAAATTGAAGGAGGGCGGAGTGCCCCATCTCCGTTCTTCGCGGTTCTCCTCCGCGGTCTTCCCGACCGGCACTGTCTCATGCGGGATATTGGGGACCACGAGAAGCCAATCGCGGAGTTTCAAATCCAGTTCCCGGACTTTCAAGTCGAAGTCGGTAATTTGATCGGAAACGGCCTTCATCTCGGCGATCTTTGAAGAGGCGTCCT encodes:
- the serS gene encoding serine--tRNA ligase, coding for MLDVSFVRNHPDRVIERTAQRGIALSLEEFSTVDKRRRELLTQGEQLKATRNKASEEIAVLKKNKQDASSKIAEMKAVSDQITDFDLKVRELDLKLRDWLLVVPNIPHETVPVGKTAEENREERRWGTPPSFNFQAKDHTDLGETLGILDFERASKISGARFALYKGVGARMERALINFMLDVQTKENSYTEVLPPFIVNSASLLGTGNLPKFAEDLFRLKVGEETRDLWMIPTAEVPVTNIYRDEILDEAQLPISLCAYTPCFRSEAGSYGKDTRGLIRQHQFNKVELVKFSRPDTSYQEHEKLTRDAETILQKLNLHYRVVTLCTGDMGFSSAKTYDIEVWLPSQNGFREISSCSNFEAFQARRANIRYRPREKGKVDFVHTLNGSGLAVGRTWLAIVENYQQKNGSVVIPEALRPYMEGMEVIEPAQ